The Coregonus clupeaformis isolate EN_2021a chromosome 20, ASM2061545v1, whole genome shotgun sequence genome contains a region encoding:
- the angptl1a gene encoding angiopoietin-related protein 1a translates to MQCVVGVRQGVLWSLCALLCLSFWGQSQCRGSRQARETKVYPLLRVKRAPAEDVKKCSYTFLIPQQKITGPICASATGPEPDKERVTRMDIADVRGVLSKQRREIETLQLVVDVDGNMVSEMKLLRKESRNMNSRVTQLYMQLLHEIIRKRDNSLELAQLENRVLNVTSEMLRLASRYKELEGRFAAMAGVVNNQSVLIAALEEQCLRTLGRSELQVVPPLVQVVPENIPVNSRFTNEIQRDHNNRAFPRGSRMDSPTASPFEFNPPPPQGTLTSDGPFKDCYQVRQAGHSTSGMYLLKAESSDRLIQAWCEHGLDNGGWTVLQRRKDGSVNFFRNWENYKKGFGNIDSEYWLGLENIYNLGKQGDYRLLVELEDWVGKKVYAEYSSFHLESESEGYRLRLGTYQGNAGDSLSSHNGKMFTTLDRDKDAFSGNCAHFHKGGWWYNACGQTNLNGVWYSGGVYRSKFQDGIFWAEYGGGSYSLKSVRIMIRPID, encoded by the exons ATGCAGTGTGTGGTGGGTGTGAGGCAGGGGGTGTTGTGGAGCCTGTGTGCCCTGCTTTGCCTCTCTTTCTGGGGGCAGAGCCAGTGCAGAGGCTCCAGACAGGCCAGAGAAACCAAGGTCTATCCCCTGCTCAGGGTCAAACGAGCTCCAGCAGAGGACGTCAAGAAGTGCTCCTACACCTTTCTGATTCCCCAGCAGAAGATCACAG GCCCCATCTGTGCCAGTGCAACGGGCCCCGAGCCGGACAAGGAGCGCGTGACACGGATGGACATAGCTGACGTAAGAGGGGTGCTGTCCAAGCAGAGACGGGAGATTGAGACCCTGCAGCTGGTGGTGGACGTGGACGGCAACATGGTGAGCGAGATGAagctgctcaggaaggagagcaGGAACATGAACTCCAGGGTGACCCAGCTCTACATGCAGCTGCTTCACGAGATCATCAGGAAGAGAGACAACTCTCTGGAGCTGGCCCAGCTGGAGAACCGGGTTCTCAACGTCACCTCAGAGATGCTGAGGCTAGCCTCGCGCTACAAG GAGCTGGAAGGGCGTTTTGCAGCGATGGCGGGGGTGGTGAACAACCAGTCGGTGCTGATCGCTGCTTTGGAGGAGCAGTGTCTGCGGACCCTGGGGCGCAGTGAGTTGCAGGTGGTCCCCCCGCTGGTCCAGGTGGTCCCGGAGAACATACCCGTCAACAGCCGCTTCACCAACGAGATACAGAGGGATCACAACAACCGGGCATTCCCACGGGGGTCACGCATGGACTCCCCCACCGCCTCCCCATTTGAATTCAACCCACCGCCGCCACAGGGCACACTCACCTCAGACG GTCCGTTTAAGGACTGCTACCAGGTGCGCCAGGCGGGCCACAGCACCAGTGGGATGTACCTGCTGAAGGCAGAGAGTAGTGACAGGCTGATCCAGGCCTGGTGTGAACACGGCCTAGACAACGGAGGCTGGACTGTGCTACAGAGGAGGAAGGACGGATCGGTCAACTTCTTTAGGAACTGGGAGAACTACAAG AAAGGCTTTGGGAACATAGACAGTGAGTACTGGCTGGGTCTGGAGAACATCTATAACCTCGGGAAGCAGGGGGACTACAGGCTGCTGGTAGAGCTGGAGGACTGGGTGGGGAAGAAGGTGTATGCTGAGTACAGCAGCTTCCACCTGGAGTCTGAGAGTGAGGGCTACCGCCTGAGGCTGGGCACCTACCAGGGAAATGCTGGAGACTCCCTCAGCAGCCACAATGGGAAAATGTTCACCACGCTGGACAGGGACAAGGACGCTTTCTCAG GTAACTGTGCCCACTTCCATAAGGGAGGCTGGTGGTACAACGCCTGTGGTCAGACCAACCTGAATGGAGTGTGGTACAGCGGAGGGGTTTACCGCAGTAAGTTCCAGGATGGAATCTTCTGGGCTGAGTACGGAGGAGGATCATACTCCCTCAAGTCTGTCCGCATAATGATACGACCTATTGACTGA